A portion of the Flavobacterium magnum genome contains these proteins:
- a CDS encoding sterol desaturase family protein, which translates to METIIDYFSHIPALHRALILAGGIAFFWLLESLRPLVRFDYQKWRHAGINIFFTMTTIAVNFAMAFALLMTAEWVTENDFGVLNLLPMLDPWIVTLSGLLMLDFIGAYLAHLSEHKISLLWRFHLIHHTDTWIDTTSANRHHPGESIWRFIFTVAATFIVGAPMWMVFLYQSLSVVFSQFNHANIALPQKLDSALSWLLVTPDMHKVHHHYELPYTDSNYGNIFSIWDRLFGTFRKLERDKIVYGVDTHMAEAEHNRLGSLLRIPFWTPRHAGKKPI; encoded by the coding sequence ATGGAAACTATTATCGACTATTTTTCACATATTCCCGCACTGCACCGCGCATTGATCCTTGCGGGCGGCATCGCATTTTTCTGGTTGCTTGAAAGCCTCAGGCCGTTGGTGCGGTTCGACTACCAGAAATGGCGGCACGCGGGCATCAACATTTTTTTCACGATGACCACTATTGCCGTGAATTTTGCCATGGCATTCGCGCTGCTGATGACCGCTGAGTGGGTAACCGAAAACGACTTTGGCGTCTTAAACCTGCTGCCGATGCTTGACCCCTGGATCGTGACGCTTTCGGGGCTGTTGATGCTGGATTTTATTGGCGCCTACCTGGCGCATCTGAGCGAACATAAAATCAGTTTGCTATGGCGCTTCCACCTGATCCACCATACGGATACCTGGATTGACACAACGTCGGCCAACCGGCACCACCCTGGAGAAAGCATCTGGCGCTTCATATTTACCGTGGCTGCGACGTTCATCGTTGGCGCCCCCATGTGGATGGTTTTTCTATACCAGTCGCTGTCAGTAGTTTTTTCGCAGTTTAACCACGCCAATATCGCGCTTCCGCAGAAACTGGACAGCGCCCTGAGCTGGTTGCTCGTGACTCCGGACATGCACAAGGTGCACCACCATTACGAGTTGCCATATACCGATTCCAATTACGGCAACATATTCTCAATCTGGGACAGGTTGTTCGGGACATTCAGGAAACTTGAAAGGGACAAGATTGTCTACGGCGTTGATACCCACATGGCCGAAGCGGAACACAACCGGCTGGGCAGCCTGCTCCGGATTCCTTTTTGGACACCGCGCCATGCCGGAAAAAAGCCCATCTGA
- a CDS encoding alpha-ketoglutarate-dependent dioxygenase AlkB family protein, whose amino-acid sequence MAEPVTFRVPDAEIRYYPHVFTSERSHELMQQLLDDILWQRDDITLFGKTHPQPRLTALYGNEGKPYSYSGIVMAPHPWSPLLTYIKEEVERISGHTFTTVLLNLYRDGRDSNGWHADDEKELGRNPAIASVSFGAERFFHMKHNSDPQQKLKILLENGSMLLMEGSTQHFWKHQLPKTSRPVGARINLTFRSIR is encoded by the coding sequence ATGGCTGAACCAGTTACCTTTCGTGTGCCTGATGCGGAAATAAGGTACTATCCGCATGTATTTACTTCGGAAAGGTCACACGAACTCATGCAACAGCTGCTGGATGACATCCTATGGCAGCGGGATGACATTACGCTTTTCGGCAAAACGCATCCGCAACCCCGCCTGACGGCATTGTACGGCAACGAGGGAAAACCCTATTCTTATTCCGGTATTGTGATGGCACCGCACCCATGGAGCCCCCTGCTTACCTATATCAAGGAGGAGGTCGAACGCATATCCGGCCACACTTTTACGACGGTGCTGCTCAATCTGTACCGTGACGGCAGAGACAGCAATGGCTGGCATGCCGATGATGAGAAGGAACTCGGGCGGAATCCCGCAATCGCATCGGTGAGCTTTGGGGCGGAGCGCTTTTTTCATATGAAACACAACAGCGATCCCCAACAGAAATTAAAGATCCTGCTTGAAAACGGCAGTATGCTCCTGATGGAAGGGAGTACACAGCATTTCTGGAAACACCAGCTTCCCAAAACCTCGAGGCCTGTTGGTGCGCGAATCAACCTGACCTTCAGATCAATCAGGTAA
- a CDS encoding DoxX family protein codes for MALPWHLYVMASLYLLAGLNHFRKPGLYLKIIPAYLPWHKTINYVSGAAEIIIAICLCFPEISAVTAWALIALLIVIFPANIYMYTDEKASLNTPRWLLMLRLPLQVVLVIWAYIYTDGLPF; via the coding sequence ATGGCATTACCCTGGCATCTATATGTAATGGCTTCACTGTACCTGCTTGCGGGCCTGAACCATTTCAGGAAACCGGGACTGTATCTTAAAATCATCCCGGCCTACCTGCCATGGCACAAAACCATCAATTACGTCTCCGGCGCCGCGGAAATCATCATTGCGATATGCCTTTGCTTTCCGGAAATTTCGGCTGTAACCGCCTGGGCACTGATTGCGTTGCTGATTGTCATTTTCCCCGCCAATATCTACATGTACACCGATGAAAAGGCTTCGTTAAATACGCCCAGATGGTTGTTGATGCTGCGCCTCCCGCTTCAGGTCGTGCTGGTAATATGGGCTTACATATACACCGATGGGCTCCCTTTTTGA
- a CDS encoding EamA family transporter, which produces MTNNNILKGVFFVGLGATSYGMLATFVKMAYADTGVSGGHFTPAEVITSQFVIGIAAILLINAFGRQKRGTHVLKASPKNIRDLMIAGTSTGLTSIFYYLAVRYIPVSIGIVLLMQTVWMGVLLEMLLEKKRPSGVKVLAVCIVLIGTVLATNLIQTDILPDWRGIVLGLLAAASFTTTMFTANRVAVEISSAQRSLYMLLGGAVLVLIFALATQNTPFNYDIFFKWGILVALFGTVVPPMLMNAGFPLTGIGLGSIVSSLELPVSVTMAYFLLHEQVLLVQWIGILLIIAAIVVMNVKFRKQD; this is translated from the coding sequence ATGACAAATAACAATATATTGAAAGGGGTATTTTTCGTCGGACTTGGTGCAACCAGCTATGGCATGCTCGCGACGTTCGTGAAAATGGCGTACGCAGATACGGGCGTATCCGGCGGGCATTTTACACCGGCTGAAGTCATCACATCCCAATTCGTGATCGGTATTGCAGCCATCCTGCTGATCAATGCGTTCGGCAGGCAAAAGCGCGGCACACATGTACTGAAAGCTTCCCCAAAGAACATCCGTGACCTGATGATTGCGGGCACTTCGACCGGACTGACAAGCATTTTTTATTATTTGGCGGTCAGGTACATCCCGGTTTCCATCGGCATCGTGCTGCTGATGCAGACCGTCTGGATGGGCGTGTTGCTTGAAATGCTCCTGGAGAAAAAGCGGCCGTCAGGCGTAAAAGTCCTCGCGGTATGTATCGTACTGATCGGCACCGTTTTGGCTACGAATCTGATACAGACGGACATCTTACCGGACTGGCGCGGCATCGTTCTGGGCCTCCTTGCCGCGGCGTCTTTTACCACAACCATGTTCACGGCAAACCGCGTGGCTGTCGAAATTTCATCGGCGCAGCGCAGCCTTTATATGCTGTTGGGTGGTGCGGTGCTCGTACTGATTTTTGCATTGGCTACCCAAAATACCCCGTTCAATTACGACATTTTTTTTAAGTGGGGCATCCTCGTGGCACTCTTCGGTACAGTGGTTCCGCCGATGCTGATGAATGCCGGATTTCCGCTGACGGGCATCGGCCTGGGAAGCATCGTATCGTCGCTTGAGCTGCCGGTTTCTGTAACTATGGCCTATTTCCTGTTGCATGAGCAGGTATTGCTCGTACAATGGATCGGCATCCTGCTTATCATCGCGGCCATCGTCGTGATGAACGTTAAATTCAGGAAACAGGACTGA
- a CDS encoding response regulator, which translates to MTKQRILVVDDDKDDQSFLLEAINELYPSFICELADNGRDALEHIDKNPPPPDYIFLDLNMPLLNGYEFLKEYKKQPESSKSKIIVYSTSSHPQDKIATKDLGATDYITKLSDFRKLKQTLEQVFSDYRGLSLA; encoded by the coding sequence ATGACAAAACAGAGAATATTGGTAGTTGATGATGATAAGGATGATCAGTCATTTTTACTGGAGGCTATAAACGAATTGTACCCTTCTTTTATATGCGAACTGGCCGACAACGGCCGTGATGCATTAGAGCATATTGATAAAAATCCGCCTCCGCCGGATTACATTTTCCTGGATCTCAACATGCCGCTTCTCAATGGCTACGAGTTCCTGAAGGAATATAAAAAGCAGCCTGAAAGCAGCAAAAGCAAGATTATCGTATACAGCACCTCTTCGCATCCGCAGGATAAGATCGCGACGAAGGACCTTGGCGCTACCGACTACATTACGAAACTTAGTGATTTCAGAAAACTCAAGCAGACACTCGAACAGGTGTTCTCCGACTATCGGGGATTGTCCCTTGCATAA
- the crcB gene encoding fluoride efflux transporter CrcB produces MKIILAVGLGSFLGGISRYLLSGLVQAKTAGHFPAGTFTVNVVGCLLIGMVYAFADRGQLSTDWRLFLATGILGGFTTFSAFSYETFDFVKSGQYLNALLYIAGSIVLGVMTTAAGYITVTKYIIN; encoded by the coding sequence ATGAAAATTATTTTAGCTGTTGGCCTCGGCAGTTTTCTCGGAGGCATTTCCAGATACCTGCTGTCCGGACTCGTTCAGGCCAAAACTGCAGGACACTTTCCGGCCGGAACATTTACCGTAAACGTCGTCGGCTGCCTGTTGATCGGGATGGTGTACGCTTTTGCCGATAGAGGGCAGCTGTCGACAGACTGGCGGCTATTCCTGGCCACCGGGATTTTGGGCGGATTCACTACTTTCTCCGCATTTTCATATGAAACTTTCGATTTTGTAAAGAGCGGGCAGTACCTCAACGCCCTTCTATATATTGCTGGCAGTATCGTGCTGGGAGTTATGACCACGGCGGCAGGTTACATAACCGTAACCAAATACATCATAAACTAG
- a CDS encoding DUF2809 domain-containing protein, with product MALRFDLAYFCGFLLLIATECFIAGFIHDDWIRPYAGDTLVVILLYCFVRAFVKIDPYKAAVGVLLFAYLIEFAQYLQLLQQLGLTHSRVANLILGNSFEWIDLVAYTVGFAAIVVTVRMSRRGGQKV from the coding sequence ATGGCTTTACGTTTCGACCTTGCCTACTTCTGCGGTTTCCTATTGCTTATTGCGACAGAGTGTTTTATAGCGGGCTTCATACACGATGACTGGATACGTCCTTATGCCGGCGACACGCTGGTGGTCATACTGCTGTACTGCTTTGTCAGGGCATTTGTAAAGATTGACCCTTATAAAGCTGCAGTCGGTGTGTTGCTTTTTGCGTATCTGATTGAGTTTGCACAGTATTTGCAACTGCTGCAACAACTGGGATTGACGCATTCAAGGGTCGCCAACCTTATTCTGGGAAACTCGTTCGAATGGATTGATTTAGTTGCCTACACCGTTGGGTTTGCCGCCATTGTAGTGACAGTCAGAATGAGCCGTCGCGGTGGACAAAAAGTTTGA
- a CDS encoding sensor histidine kinase: MFTKNDTEILLAASRDAILILDSHLTIRMANPVFCRNFGLDPQSISGQSLYAIDGQAWDKPEIHYLFNELLPNKGLVDDYEIKLDCHKSGVRELMVNARQSVSRDETLLFLIAEDVTDKKKAQQLQADIETELENLVTLRTAELEQSRSFLNSVLGSTYYGIASYEPIRSSEGEIVDFRIMYSNQEVPGNFGLSVHDVVGKTFTEVYPGVFENGIFEKIRNCMLTGAPDTYEISVNDGQKTLWLTAAMEKVNDSVTITSKNITAEKSAALQLERMNTLLSNKNKELSSFTYIASHDLQEPLRKIRMFISRMFEEDEHFSENILSYLTNINSTAVRMQTLIDALLSYSSMDSAIFRTERTDLNKFIREVRQLADISIEESGAVFEIGSLPVVHVVRIQFQQLLLNIINNAIKYSRPNVPPIIKISAEKVENDQGKFWKLVVEDNGIGFDPQYGDKIFEVFQRLHGKQAYEGTGVGLAICKKIMQNHNGSITAEGTPGVGARFNIFIPSKN, from the coding sequence ATGTTTACCAAAAACGACACTGAAATCCTGCTCGCTGCGAGCCGTGATGCGATACTCATCCTCGACAGCCACCTGACCATCAGGATGGCGAATCCGGTCTTTTGCCGGAATTTTGGGTTGGATCCGCAAAGTATCAGCGGGCAATCGTTGTATGCTATCGACGGTCAGGCCTGGGACAAACCTGAGATACATTATCTTTTTAATGAGTTGCTGCCCAATAAAGGTCTCGTCGATGACTATGAAATCAAGCTCGATTGCCATAAAAGCGGTGTGCGCGAGCTGATGGTGAACGCCAGGCAATCCGTAAGTCGTGATGAGACGCTGTTATTCCTGATTGCTGAAGATGTCACCGACAAGAAAAAAGCGCAACAGCTCCAGGCCGATATCGAAACCGAACTGGAAAATTTGGTAACACTCCGCACAGCTGAACTCGAACAGTCACGCTCTTTTCTCAATTCAGTGCTCGGTTCAACCTATTACGGCATTGCGAGTTACGAACCCATCCGCAGCAGCGAGGGTGAAATCGTGGATTTCAGGATTATGTACAGCAATCAGGAAGTCCCTGGAAATTTCGGACTTTCGGTGCATGATGTCGTCGGGAAAACTTTCACCGAAGTTTATCCCGGTGTTTTTGAAAACGGCATTTTCGAAAAAATCAGGAACTGTATGCTGACGGGTGCTCCGGATACGTACGAAATCTCGGTAAATGACGGGCAAAAGACGTTATGGCTTACCGCTGCCATGGAAAAAGTCAATGATTCAGTAACCATCACGTCAAAGAATATTACGGCGGAAAAATCTGCTGCGCTGCAACTGGAACGGATGAATACATTACTTTCCAACAAAAATAAGGAGCTTTCGTCCTTCACTTATATTGCATCGCACGACCTCCAGGAACCGTTACGCAAGATCAGGATGTTCATCAGCCGGATGTTTGAGGAAGACGAGCATTTTTCTGAAAATATCCTGTCCTACCTTACCAACATCAACAGTACCGCCGTCAGGATGCAGACGCTTATTGATGCGCTGCTAAGCTATTCCAGTATGGATTCGGCGATTTTCAGGACAGAGCGTACAGACCTGAACAAATTTATACGGGAAGTGCGACAGCTCGCTGACATTTCCATCGAAGAAAGCGGTGCGGTGTTCGAAATTGGGTCGCTTCCTGTGGTGCATGTGGTACGGATCCAATTTCAGCAATTGCTGCTCAATATCATCAACAATGCGATAAAATACAGCAGGCCGAATGTACCGCCAATTATCAAGATCAGCGCGGAAAAGGTTGAAAACGATCAGGGAAAATTCTGGAAATTGGTCGTAGAAGACAACGGCATCGGATTTGATCCGCAATACGGCGACAAGATTTTTGAGGTATTCCAGCGCCTGCACGGCAAACAGGCGTATGAAGGTACCGGCGTGGGACTGGCTATCTGCAAGAAAATCATGCAGAACCACAACGGCAGTATCACCGCCGAGGGAACGCCGGGCGTTGGCGCAAGGTTCAATATTTTCATCCCTTCGAAAAACTAG
- a CDS encoding mechanosensitive ion channel family protein, which produces MEDFFSDIIRHIESYYYKLVDITPKIGLAILIFLLAWFVASRLQQFSDARLKRRMHDPLLANFISRLIKAVMLILGILVVFRIIGLTGVATSLLAGAGISAFVIGFALKDIGENFLAGILLAFKRPFSIGEIIESNGVKGKVIALNLRDTQIKSDGKDIYIPNALLVKNSLINYNSGGYLLQDFTVNLEYGADYQKAIELVKAKLTEIDEVINEKLENSVVISGVTGNTVQLTTRYWVKTDADMTNGSTRSKVLIEVMETLSSNGYALIKL; this is translated from the coding sequence ATGGAAGATTTTTTTTCAGATATTATCAGGCACATCGAAAGCTACTACTACAAGCTCGTCGACATTACGCCTAAAATCGGACTTGCCATACTTATTTTCCTGTTGGCCTGGTTTGTTGCGTCAAGACTACAGCAATTTTCAGACGCACGCCTCAAGCGCCGCATGCACGACCCGCTTTTGGCGAATTTTATCTCGCGGTTGATCAAGGCGGTAATGCTGATTTTGGGCATTTTGGTGGTCTTCCGGATTATCGGATTGACCGGTGTCGCAACGAGCCTGCTTGCCGGCGCAGGAATTTCAGCATTTGTCATCGGTTTTGCACTGAAAGATATCGGTGAAAATTTCCTCGCAGGTATATTGCTCGCATTCAAACGGCCGTTCTCCATAGGCGAAATCATTGAAAGCAACGGTGTTAAAGGGAAAGTCATTGCGCTAAACCTGCGCGACACCCAGATCAAGAGCGACGGCAAGGACATTTACATACCTAATGCGCTATTGGTCAAGAATTCGCTGATCAATTACAACAGCGGCGGCTACCTGCTGCAGGATTTTACCGTCAACCTTGAATACGGCGCTGATTACCAAAAAGCCATTGAGCTGGTTAAGGCGAAACTTACGGAAATTGACGAGGTGATTAATGAAAAGCTGGAAAATTCAGTGGTAATCTCAGGAGTTACCGGAAACACAGTACAACTTACGACCCGCTATTGGGTTAAGACCGATGCCGATATGACCAATGGCAGTACGCGCTCTAAAGTCCTCATCGAAGTCATGGAGACGCTCAGCAGCAACGGTTACGCCCTCATTAAACTGTAA
- a CDS encoding VOC family protein, with protein sequence MGRISAYLTSNGNCRQAMQFYQACLGGELCVRELGDMPFGKAMPAGMRHAILQATLTKGSLELIATDLPHDDRLRRGNAITLMLHCDTEAELRRCYAKLSVESRTAQPVSMAEDGGSSAYLTDRFGNRWMLVCPSDMG encoded by the coding sequence ATGGGTCGCATCAGCGCCTACCTGACATCCAACGGCAATTGCCGGCAGGCTATGCAGTTCTACCAGGCATGTCTCGGCGGAGAGCTGTGTGTGCGGGAATTGGGTGACATGCCCTTTGGGAAAGCCATGCCGGCGGGAATGCGTCACGCCATATTGCAGGCGACACTCACCAAGGGAAGCCTGGAGCTCATCGCGACGGACCTTCCCCACGACGATCGACTGCGGCGCGGGAATGCCATAACCCTGATGCTGCATTGCGATACGGAGGCGGAGCTACGACGCTGCTACGCCAAACTTTCGGTAGAAAGCCGCACTGCTCAGCCTGTCTCGATGGCGGAAGATGGCGGATCGTCTGCCTATCTCACCGACCGGTTCGGTAACCGGTGGATGCTGGTTTGCCCATCCGACATGGGATGA
- a CDS encoding DinB family protein, with amino-acid sequence MNTQTQTDETQKTNLIQDISVTFENLYAALQAIGEEKLDCSPAPNSWSAGQVAEHLIKGMGNIGGMGVKTAAAHRPKDAKVAAIKDLFLDFTTKLSSPEFILPTAHKHDLKQQLHMLKSIEEQHQGMAEDADLSLESLVFELPGFGTFTLYEWIVFNIVHAQRHTHQLQKIRQSI; translated from the coding sequence ATGAACACCCAAACACAGACAGACGAAACCCAGAAAACAAACCTCATACAAGACATATCGGTCACTTTTGAAAACCTGTATGCCGCACTACAAGCCATCGGCGAGGAAAAACTCGATTGCAGCCCTGCCCCAAACAGCTGGTCTGCAGGGCAGGTTGCCGAACACCTGATTAAGGGTATGGGAAACATCGGGGGTATGGGTGTAAAAACGGCTGCGGCCCACCGCCCGAAAGATGCGAAAGTGGCTGCCATTAAAGACCTGTTCCTCGATTTTACAACGAAATTATCATCGCCTGAATTTATTCTCCCGACCGCCCACAAACATGATTTAAAGCAGCAACTGCATATGCTGAAAAGCATCGAGGAACAACATCAGGGCATGGCGGAAGACGCCGACCTGTCGCTGGAGAGCCTTGTTTTTGAGTTGCCGGGCTTTGGGACATTTACGCTGTATGAATGGATCGTTTTCAATATCGTGCACGCGCAACGCCACACACACCAGCTTCAGAAAATCCGGCAAAGCATCTGA
- a CDS encoding GlxA family transcriptional regulator: MRHISILVPNGHTSLPNIDGTHQIFCEVNTIAERLGIPPFFDVKLVGISDSISQRSGRFTIVPDCLIEDVGKTDLIIIPAMHGNMPEMTEINSAFLPWIRNQYENGAEIASLCIASFFLAATGLLDGRQCATHWGSVNEFRRMFPKIHVVDDKIITDEDGIYTSGGAYSFLNLLVYLIEKYAGREMAIGIAKGFMIDIDRVSQSPFIMFKGQKEHEDEPVRKAQDYIEQHFDNKITVDELADRFAIGRRSLERRFKKATCNTVVEYIQRVKIEAAKRSFETSRKNISEVMYDVGYTDTKAFRDVFKKITGLTPVEYRTKYNKG, encoded by the coding sequence ATGAGACATATTTCCATTTTGGTACCAAACGGGCACACCAGCCTTCCCAATATCGACGGCACCCACCAGATTTTCTGTGAAGTCAACACCATCGCGGAACGCCTGGGCATTCCCCCGTTTTTTGATGTGAAACTGGTAGGCATTTCAGATTCCATAAGCCAACGCAGCGGCCGTTTTACGATCGTACCGGATTGCCTGATTGAGGACGTCGGCAAAACAGACCTGATTATCATCCCTGCCATGCACGGCAACATGCCGGAAATGACCGAAATCAATAGCGCATTCCTGCCGTGGATCAGGAATCAGTATGAAAACGGAGCCGAGATTGCGAGTCTCTGCATCGCCTCGTTTTTCCTCGCCGCAACGGGTCTGCTTGACGGGCGGCAGTGTGCGACGCATTGGGGATCAGTCAATGAATTTCGTCGGATGTTTCCGAAAATCCACGTGGTCGACGATAAGATAATCACCGATGAAGACGGGATTTATACCAGTGGCGGCGCCTATTCGTTCCTCAACCTGCTGGTGTATCTGATCGAAAAATACGCCGGTCGCGAAATGGCCATCGGGATTGCCAAGGGCTTTATGATTGACATCGACCGTGTCAGCCAGTCGCCATTCATCATGTTTAAGGGTCAGAAGGAACATGAAGACGAACCCGTCAGGAAAGCGCAGGATTATATCGAGCAGCATTTTGACAACAAGATTACCGTTGATGAACTCGCCGATCGGTTCGCTATAGGAAGGCGCAGCCTTGAACGGCGTTTCAAGAAAGCGACCTGCAACACCGTGGTGGAATACATCCAGCGCGTAAAAATCGAGGCCGCGAAGCGCAGTTTTGAAACCAGCCGGAAAAATATCTCCGAGGTGATGTACGATGTCGGCTATACTGATACCAAGGCTTTTCGCGACGTTTTCAAGAAGATTACCGGGCTAACCCCGGTAGAATATCGGACCAAGTATAATAAAGGATAG
- a CDS encoding DUF4249 domain-containing protein, which produces MSNIHKNLKYLLLFVLAISMGGCEDVVHADLNTAAPRLVIDASIDWVKGTDGSLQKIKLTTTTGFYDAEVPIVSNAEVHISNSSNVVFEFVENPGTGEYVCDHFVPQIAETYKLTVITGGQTYVATEKLFAAPDIESVAQNNDGGVSGSDIELKFFFRDNGAEDNFYLTSFQTNITIFPDYDAYDDEFFQGNQIYGFYLNEGLKAGDQTTFSVYGVSERYMNYMSILIGIIDDGGSPWSAPPTNVRGNLVNETDSKNFALGYFRLSEVSRMDYTVQ; this is translated from the coding sequence ATGAGCAACATCCATAAAAATTTAAAATACCTGTTATTGTTTGTACTGGCCATTTCGATGGGCGGCTGCGAGGACGTAGTACATGCAGACCTGAATACGGCCGCCCCGCGACTCGTGATTGACGCCTCGATTGACTGGGTGAAAGGCACCGACGGCAGCCTCCAGAAAATCAAGCTCACAACCACCACCGGCTTTTATGACGCTGAAGTGCCCATAGTCTCAAATGCCGAAGTACACATCTCCAACAGCAGCAACGTCGTATTCGAATTTGTTGAAAATCCCGGGACCGGGGAATATGTCTGTGATCATTTCGTGCCGCAAATCGCGGAAACCTACAAGCTTACCGTGATTACCGGCGGACAGACGTATGTGGCTACGGAAAAACTTTTTGCCGCACCCGACATCGAGTCGGTCGCACAAAATAACGATGGCGGCGTATCGGGAAGCGACATCGAACTGAAGTTCTTTTTCAGGGACAACGGGGCCGAAGATAATTTTTATTTGACGTCGTTCCAGACAAACATCACGATTTTCCCCGATTATGACGCGTACGACGACGAGTTTTTCCAGGGCAACCAGATTTATGGTTTTTATTTGAATGAAGGCCTCAAGGCGGGCGACCAGACTACCTTCTCAGTGTACGGCGTATCGGAAAGGTATATGAATTATATGTCTATCCTGATCGGGATTATTGATGACGGGGGCAGTCCATGGTCAGCACCGCCGACGAATGTCAGGGGCAATCTCGTCAACGAAACCGACAGTAAAAATTTTGCGCTGGGCTACTTCCGGCTTTCAGAAGTGTCAAGAATGGATTACACCGTGCAGTAA